One window of the Primulina eburnea isolate SZY01 chromosome 18, ASM2296580v1, whole genome shotgun sequence genome contains the following:
- the LOC140819099 gene encoding uncharacterized protein, producing MPPKRKVTEGDDRTPTTDRTTNVVDEFSKLIQEQTKVHGEQIQQLLSMQTTIQGRGQGRTEGSEDGAYDRFRRMNPPEFIGGSDPLVALEWIKSLEAIFDYLKFNDQDKVSCAVFMLVKAARIWWEATKVTVNVRELKWDAFKELFYTKYFSREVKAKKMKEFLELRQAAMTVNEYTLKFEEGCVFVPFIAENDKDKGEHFIRGLRPEIRRDVHMAKVVSYQDIVERALLAELDEQEIEKERQLRRQTFQARSQGASPSSRGGFKGKGKMEQHNKPSMPSSDVERSLCPKCGKPHKGECLVGSGRCYRCKEMGHTAQKCPLSSDKGKVQGRIFTMTKEGANPDSSVISGNILISGKEALTLIDTGATHSFMSEVFMHSLSREPTIMPLQFNIMLPSGDEIRPTSILKACPVQIGSRLLYADFIVIPMVAFDVILGMDWLYAYHGVINCVEKTVRFVTDGHEGDEFIGLGSSLSISLISCLQATKLLNKGCTGFLALVSDVNRDNNLQIQDIDVVREYPDVFADDVPGLPPDREVEFVIELSPEQVAFLGHIVSKEGIAVDSSKIEAIKQWSIPKTVSEMPQSRG from the exons ATGCCTCCTAAACGAAAGGTTACTGAAGGGGATGATAGAACCCCTACCACTGATAGGACTACCAACGTTGTAGATGAATTCAGTAAACTAATACAGGAACAGACGAAAGTTCACGGTGAACAAATCCAACAGTTATTGAGCATGCAAACTACGATTCAAGGTCGTGGTCAAGGCAGAACTGAAGGTTCTGAAGATGGTGCTTATGACCGTTTCAGACGTATGAACCCTCCGGAGTTTATCGGTGGTTCTGATCCATTGGTGGCTCTAGAATGGATCAAGTCTTTGGAAGCCATCTTCGACTATTTGAAGTTCAATGATCAAGACAAGGTTAGTTGTGCAGTTTTTATGTTGGTCAAAGCAGCACGTATTTGGTGGGAAGCCACCAAGGTTACAGTGAATGTTCGTGAATTGAAATGGGATGCATTCAAAGAGCTTTTCTACACCAAATATTTTTCTCGAGAAGTTAAAGCGAAGAAAATGAAAGAATTTCTCGAGTTGCGACAAGCTGCCATGACTGTCAATGAGTATACTCTTAAATTTGAAGAAGGTTGTGTCTTTGTGCCTTTCATCGCCGAgaatgataaagataaaggagaGCACTTTATTCGCGGCTTGAGACCCGAGATTCGACGAGATGTTCACATGGCTAAAGTGGTTTCTTATCAAGATATTGTTGAAAGGGCACTGCTAGCTGAACTTGATGAGCAAGAGATTGAAAAGGAAAGGCAGTTGAGAAGACAAACCTTTCAAGCCAGGAGTCAAGGTGCAAGTCCTTCTAGTCGAGGCGGCTTCAAAGGAAAGGGCAAAATGGAGCAACACAATAAACCTTCTATGCCTTCTTCAGATGTGGAGAGATCGTTatgtcctaaatgtggcaagCCACATAAAGGGGAATGTCTAGTGGGAAGTGGCCGATGTTATAGATGTAAAGAAATGGGGCATACAGCACAGAAATGTCCTCTCTCCTCTGATAAAGGAAAAGTTCAAGGCAGAATCTTTACGATGACAAAAGAAGGAGCCAATCCTGATTCTTCAGTCATATCAGGTAATATTCTAATATCTGGAAAGGAAGCACTTacattgattgataccggtgcaaCACATTCCTTTATGTCTGAAGTATTTATGCACTCCTTATCTCGCGAGCCTACTATCATGCCTTTACAATTCAATATTATGTTGCCTTCTGGTGATGAAATTCGTCCTACAAGTATTCTTAAGGCATGTCCAGTACAGATAGGTTCGAGATTGTTGTATGCTGATTTTATTGTAATTCCAatggttgctttcgatgttATTTTGGGTATGGATTGGTTATACGCTTATCATGGTGTGATCAACTGTGTGGAAAAGACCGTGAGGTTTGTAACTGATGGTCATGAGGGTGATGAATTTATTGGGCTAGGTTCCTCGTTAAGTATTTCCCTTATTTCTTGTCTCCAAGCTACGAAATTATTGAATAAGGGTTGTACTGGTTTTCTGGCCTTAGTGTCGGATGTAAATAGGGACAATAACTTGCAAATTCAGGATATTGATGTGGTTCGGGAATATCCTGACGTATTTGCTGATGATGTGCCTGGCTTACCTCCTGATCGAgaggtagagtttgttattgaattgagtcCAG agCAAGTGGCGTTTTTGGGCCATATTGTGTCAAAAGAAGGAATAGCAGTCGACTCGTCCAAGATTGAAGCTATTAAGCAATGGTCCATTCCAAAGACAGTTTCAGAG ATGCCTCAAAGCAGGGGTTAG